A portion of the Liberibacter crescens BT-1 genome contains these proteins:
- a CDS encoding NAD+ synthase, translating to MNNLIPHHFKMFIAQLNPTVGDIASNLAKAREARRYAKSHSCDLIIFTELFISGYPAEDLILKPAFIQEAQKAIDTLTTDTNDGGPGIIIGFPRQIKNNRFNSVAVLDNGNVIAIHDKTDLPNHNEFDEKRLFTPGTTSHPILFRGIKLGVLICEEIWNNLNICKMLAQQGAEIIISINASPYHQNKMNIRRQILLKNVIKTRLPIIYINQVCGQDELVFDGGSFCLNSNQQLAFQMPQFKTQILPVEWKKSSQGWFCQKNLIADLPIQEEADYHACVLGLRDYAHKNGFDKILIGLSGGIDSAICAAIAVDALGKERVHAIMLPYLYTPKETLQDAADCAKALGCRYDVLPIQGIVESFISSLSGFFGEPIHGVTIENLQSRVRGSLLMAISNKSNALLITTGNKSEVSVGYSTLYGDMNGGFNPIKDVYKTHVYELARWRNSYQIPDGLGPSHEVIPDRILTKHPSAELYPEQKDQDTLPPYPILDEIIQLMVEYEMSVNNIVQKGYNPETVRYIEKLLYTSEYKRRQSALGIKMTLKSFGRDRRYPISHKFREFKDHNT from the coding sequence ATGAATAATCTCATTCCGCATCATTTTAAAATGTTTATTGCCCAGCTTAATCCAACGGTTGGAGATATTGCAAGCAACCTTGCCAAGGCACGCGAGGCACGTCGATATGCAAAAAGTCATTCTTGTGATCTGATTATTTTTACAGAATTATTTATATCCGGTTACCCGGCAGAGGACCTGATCTTAAAACCAGCTTTTATCCAGGAAGCTCAAAAAGCAATTGATACATTAACAACTGATACAAATGACGGTGGTCCAGGAATTATCATTGGTTTTCCAAGACAAATAAAAAATAATCGGTTTAATTCTGTAGCAGTCCTTGATAATGGCAATGTCATCGCTATACACGACAAAACCGATTTGCCAAACCATAATGAATTCGATGAAAAACGTCTTTTTACACCTGGGACAACATCCCATCCTATTCTTTTCAGAGGAATTAAGCTGGGCGTTCTCATTTGTGAGGAAATCTGGAATAACCTGAACATTTGCAAGATGCTGGCGCAACAAGGAGCAGAAATAATTATTTCTATTAATGCTTCTCCGTACCATCAAAACAAAATGAATATACGCCGTCAAATTCTCTTGAAGAACGTTATAAAGACAAGATTGCCTATCATATACATTAACCAGGTCTGTGGACAGGATGAACTTGTCTTTGATGGCGGTAGTTTCTGCCTTAACTCCAATCAGCAACTTGCTTTTCAAATGCCACAATTCAAAACACAAATTTTACCTGTTGAATGGAAAAAATCATCGCAAGGATGGTTTTGTCAAAAAAACCTGATCGCTGATCTTCCAATACAGGAAGAGGCCGACTATCATGCTTGTGTGCTTGGTCTGCGTGATTATGCTCATAAAAATGGTTTTGACAAAATTTTAATTGGTCTGTCAGGCGGGATTGATTCTGCTATTTGTGCTGCTATCGCTGTCGATGCCCTCGGAAAAGAGCGCGTACATGCTATCATGTTACCGTATCTCTATACACCTAAAGAAACTCTGCAAGATGCTGCTGACTGTGCAAAAGCTCTTGGTTGTCGATATGATGTTCTCCCTATTCAAGGAATTGTTGAAAGTTTTATTTCCTCACTTTCAGGCTTCTTTGGAGAACCAATCCATGGAGTAACCATCGAAAACCTTCAAAGTCGTGTGAGAGGTAGTCTCTTAATGGCAATTTCCAACAAATCTAATGCCCTATTGATCACTACAGGAAATAAATCAGAAGTTTCTGTCGGCTATAGTACACTTTACGGTGACATGAATGGTGGCTTCAATCCCATCAAAGATGTCTATAAAACTCACGTCTATGAATTAGCACGCTGGAGAAATTCTTATCAAATTCCTGATGGCCTGGGGCCAAGTCATGAAGTTATCCCTGATCGTATCCTTACAAAACACCCTTCTGCTGAGCTATATCCTGAACAGAAAGATCAGGATACTTTACCTCCCTATCCTATTCTTGATGAAATCATACAACTAATGGTAGAATATGAAATGTCTGTTAACAATATCGTTCAAAAAGGATATAATCCTGAAACTGTGCGCTATATAGAAAAATTGCTGTATACTTCAGAATATAAACGCCGCCAATCAGCCCTGGGCATCAAAATGACTCTTAAAAGCTTTGGACGTGATCGCCGTTATCCTATAAGCCATAAATTTCGGGAATTCAAAGATCACAACACTTAA
- a CDS encoding ABC transporter permease — MILENSDFASIIPTHFAENGQVILCVGNWKGTKTLNVVQQLKKLLNDPYPIVMNLSKIQQIDTIGIGLIIWLVRHRKGKVHLEGASSYIQEMMSVIPRDLMKPMDKQSKTQDKVPLLETIFAPVGKIIVEKILDFIFAIYIFGSTVSNSYKISFHHYKRGIPLSSIINHIDLMGVRGIPVIFLMSFLTGAIIVQQGAFQLRNFGAEIFVIDLISTLQLREIGVLLTAIMVAGRSGSSITAEIGSMKMREEIDALKVMGLGPIRLLISPRLVALAISLPLLTIIAHFSAILGASIVVELYSGITFSIFFSRLHAIVTTSSIIVGLIKAPFMALAIGIIATSEGLKVEGSAESLGKRVTIAVVKSISIVIIIDALFAFFYSTIGV; from the coding sequence GTGATATTAGAAAATTCTGATTTTGCTAGCATTATTCCAACCCATTTTGCTGAAAATGGGCAGGTCATTCTATGTGTTGGAAACTGGAAAGGGACAAAAACTCTAAACGTTGTTCAACAACTCAAGAAACTTTTAAATGACCCTTACCCTATTGTGATGAATTTATCAAAGATTCAGCAAATAGATACTATAGGGATAGGATTAATTATCTGGTTAGTTCGTCATCGAAAAGGAAAAGTACATCTTGAAGGAGCAAGTTCATATATTCAGGAAATGATGTCTGTTATTCCACGTGACTTGATGAAACCCATGGATAAACAATCAAAAACACAAGATAAAGTCCCCCTGCTTGAAACAATATTTGCTCCTGTTGGCAAAATCATTGTCGAGAAAATTCTGGATTTTATTTTTGCAATATATATTTTTGGTTCCACCGTCAGTAATTCCTACAAGATCAGTTTCCATCATTATAAAAGAGGCATCCCTCTCTCTTCCATTATCAATCATATTGATCTTATGGGTGTGCGTGGAATTCCTGTAATTTTTCTTATGTCTTTTCTGACAGGAGCAATTATCGTCCAGCAAGGCGCATTCCAGCTTCGTAATTTTGGTGCAGAAATATTCGTTATTGATCTTATCAGCACATTACAACTGCGTGAAATCGGTGTTCTTCTTACGGCTATCATGGTTGCAGGACGTTCTGGAAGTTCTATTACAGCGGAAATTGGTTCCATGAAAATGCGAGAAGAAATTGATGCTCTTAAAGTTATGGGACTTGGTCCAATAAGACTTTTAATATCCCCAAGACTTGTTGCCCTGGCTATTTCTTTACCTCTCCTCACTATAATCGCTCACTTTTCTGCCATCCTTGGTGCATCAATTGTTGTCGAGCTTTATTCAGGAATTACCTTTTCCATATTTTTTTCACGACTTCATGCAATTGTAACAACATCAAGCATTATTGTCGGCCTCATCAAGGCACCATTTATGGCACTTGCTATTGGTATTATTGCAACATCAGAAGGCCTTAAGGTGGAAGGTAGCGCAGAATCCCTAGGAAAAAGGGTAACAATTGCGGTGGTTAAATCAATTTCTATCGTTATTATCATAGATGCTCTTTTTGCTTTTTTCTATTCTACAATTGGTGTTTAA
- a CDS encoding NADP-dependent malic enzyme — MKKELSKNHQDHNDELSRQALFYHCYPRPGKLEIQATKPLGNQRDLALAYSPGVAAPCLAIHKNPEEAARYTARSNLVAVISNGSAVLGLGNIGPLAAKPVMEGKAVLFKKFADVDVFDIEINAQDIDSMVSTISALEPTFGGINLEDIKSPECFEVERILSEKMNIPVFHDDQHGTAITVAAAVLNGLDLAGKKLSDIKIVTLGAGAAALACLNLLISLGAKRENIWVHDVEGIVYKGRQVFMDRWKEAYAQDTDKRKVSETIQDADVFLGLSVAGALDPQLIRLMAKTPLIFSLANPVPEIMPDIAREIRADAIICTGRSDFPNQVNNVLCFPYIFRGALDCGATMINEEMKMAAVRAIASLARDMVFLGPSGEARVFGPNYIIPSPFDPNLLLRIAPAVAKAAAETGVASRPIENFDAYYEQLNRFAFRSALVMKPIFALAKSAPTKRVVFSEGEDERVLRAAQILLEENIARPILIGRPNIIKTRLKRYGLKILPEKDFDITNPEKDVRFREYVDLYLSLVGRQGVIPEAARTIVRTNMTVIGALTVKRGEADAMICGLEGRYECHLKDVRQIIGYRNNVKNYSALSLLISQRSTLFFVDTYVSFNPSAEEIAESTVMAAEAIRAFGIVPRAALLSHSNFGSLETESSLKMYEALQIIKGMCPDLEIDGEMNGESALSEILRKRAMPSTHLFGEANLLIFPNLDAANITLGVVKSITDGLHVGPILLGSALPAHILSPSVTSRGVVNMASVGVAEAFNRVKNSCLEKEDYYSSLKNL; from the coding sequence ATGAAGAAAGAGCTATCAAAAAATCATCAGGATCATAATGATGAGTTATCCAGGCAGGCATTGTTTTATCATTGTTACCCACGTCCTGGGAAATTAGAAATTCAGGCAACAAAGCCTCTTGGTAATCAACGTGATCTTGCTCTGGCCTATTCCCCTGGTGTTGCTGCTCCTTGCCTTGCTATTCATAAAAATCCGGAGGAAGCAGCACGGTATACCGCGCGTTCTAATCTTGTCGCTGTTATTTCTAATGGTTCTGCAGTTCTTGGTCTTGGTAATATCGGTCCGTTGGCCGCTAAACCCGTTATGGAAGGTAAGGCAGTTCTTTTCAAGAAATTTGCAGATGTTGATGTTTTTGACATAGAAATCAATGCCCAGGATATTGACAGCATGGTTTCTACCATTTCTGCTCTTGAGCCAACATTTGGTGGTATTAACCTCGAAGATATCAAGTCTCCTGAATGTTTTGAGGTTGAACGCATCTTAAGTGAAAAAATGAATATACCTGTTTTCCATGATGATCAACATGGAACGGCGATTACTGTTGCCGCTGCTGTATTGAATGGGCTTGATCTTGCAGGAAAGAAGCTGAGTGATATTAAAATCGTTACTTTAGGAGCAGGGGCTGCAGCCTTGGCTTGTCTTAATCTTTTGATTAGCCTTGGAGCGAAACGTGAAAATATTTGGGTGCATGATGTTGAAGGTATTGTTTATAAGGGCCGTCAGGTTTTTATGGATCGATGGAAAGAAGCTTATGCTCAGGATACGGATAAGCGAAAGGTTTCTGAAACAATCCAGGATGCTGATGTCTTTCTTGGTTTATCTGTAGCAGGGGCTCTTGATCCTCAGCTCATCAGGCTTATGGCCAAAACTCCTTTAATTTTTTCTTTGGCAAATCCTGTTCCCGAAATTATGCCTGACATTGCCCGGGAAATTCGAGCCGATGCTATTATCTGTACAGGGCGTTCTGATTTTCCTAATCAGGTGAATAATGTCTTGTGTTTCCCGTATATTTTTAGAGGAGCTTTGGATTGTGGAGCCACCATGATCAATGAAGAGATGAAAATGGCTGCTGTACGGGCTATTGCTTCCCTCGCCCGTGATATGGTTTTTCTGGGTCCTTCAGGAGAAGCACGTGTTTTTGGTCCTAATTATATCATTCCTTCTCCTTTTGATCCAAATTTATTATTGCGTATTGCTCCAGCAGTTGCCAAAGCAGCAGCAGAGACCGGGGTTGCCAGTCGTCCTATCGAGAATTTTGACGCTTATTATGAACAACTGAATCGTTTCGCTTTTCGTTCTGCACTGGTGATGAAACCAATTTTTGCTCTTGCCAAGAGTGCACCAACGAAACGCGTTGTTTTTTCTGAGGGAGAGGATGAGCGTGTCTTACGGGCTGCACAAATTTTGCTGGAAGAAAATATTGCCAGGCCAATCCTTATCGGTCGGCCTAATATTATTAAGACACGATTAAAGCGTTATGGATTAAAAATATTACCGGAGAAGGATTTTGATATTACCAATCCGGAAAAAGATGTACGATTCCGTGAATATGTTGATTTATATCTGTCTCTGGTCGGTCGACAAGGTGTTATTCCAGAAGCAGCGCGTACCATTGTTCGTACGAATATGACAGTCATAGGCGCCTTGACTGTCAAGCGTGGTGAGGCGGATGCCATGATATGCGGTCTTGAAGGCCGTTATGAGTGTCATTTAAAGGATGTAAGACAAATTATCGGATACCGTAATAATGTTAAAAATTATTCAGCACTCAGTTTGTTGATTTCACAGCGCAGTACATTATTTTTTGTTGATACATATGTTTCCTTTAATCCCTCTGCTGAAGAAATAGCAGAGAGCACAGTGATGGCTGCGGAAGCCATACGGGCGTTTGGTATCGTTCCGCGTGCAGCTCTTTTATCTCATTCCAATTTTGGATCGCTGGAAACAGAAAGTTCATTAAAGATGTATGAGGCGTTACAAATCATAAAGGGCATGTGTCCGGATCTTGAAATTGATGGTGAAATGAATGGAGAGAGCGCTCTTTCTGAAATATTACGCAAGCGTGCAATGCCTTCTACTCATCTTTTCGGTGAAGCAAATCTTCTCATTTTTCCGAACCTTGATGCAGCCAATATTACACTTGGAGTTGTAAAATCAATTACAGATGGATTGCATGTTGGGCCTATTCTTTTAGGTTCAGCCCTTCCAGCACACATTCTCTCTCCTTCGGTCACATCAAGGGGAGTTGTGAATATGGCATCAGTAGGTGTAGCAGAAGCTTTTAATCGAGTTAAAAACAGTTGTCTGGAAAAAGAAGACTATTATTCATCATTAAAGAATTTATAG
- a CDS encoding ABC-type transport auxiliary lipoprotein family protein → MKKYSSVLVTLTALLLSGCFGSSIKNTFDLSGDIKDVNHLKASQNILPRNNQQILIPEPTALKLLDSENIVVRSSDSEVQFLKNSQWSDRLPRMVQSKLIESFENSQKLGAVGKPGQGLAIDYQVISVIRAFEINVQLKRVIIEISIKLINDHNGLVKSQHIFHVESPLEGNSNNAFVNSLNKSFTKISSEIVNWTLLALSQ, encoded by the coding sequence ATGAAAAAATATAGTAGTGTTCTAGTAACCCTTACAGCATTATTGCTCTCTGGCTGTTTTGGAAGTTCTATAAAAAATACCTTTGATCTTTCAGGAGATATTAAAGATGTTAATCATCTGAAAGCCTCTCAAAATATATTACCCCGTAATAATCAACAAATTCTCATTCCTGAACCAACAGCCTTAAAGCTTTTGGATAGTGAAAATATTGTCGTTCGCTCTTCAGATTCTGAAGTTCAATTTTTAAAAAATTCACAATGGAGTGATAGATTACCCAGGATGGTACAATCAAAACTTATTGAAAGTTTTGAAAATAGTCAAAAATTAGGTGCTGTTGGCAAGCCTGGTCAAGGATTGGCAATTGATTATCAGGTTATCTCTGTAATTCGGGCTTTTGAAATCAATGTTCAATTAAAACGTGTAATTATTGAAATATCCATAAAACTCATTAATGATCATAATGGACTTGTAAAGTCACAACATATTTTCCATGTTGAAAGCCCTTTAGAAGGAAACAGCAACAATGCTTTTGTAAATTCCCTTAATAAGAGCTTTACAAAAATTTCCTCAGAAATTGTGAACTGGACCTTGTTAGCTTTATCGCAATAA
- a CDS encoding MlaD family protein — protein sequence METNVNYTIVGIFTVFILSLGFFFTYWFSSHEESKGPTHNLIIRIPGSTNGLSVGSPVRFNGITVGSVTSLSLDQESPAYSIATTRIRANVPIYPSTKAVLEIQGLTGTAYIELSGAKKESKTIFALAEETKKPASITAYQSSVTNLLTTADAILDKANTSVFGIQEFVKDARQPLTKTVHNVEIFSKALADNADNIDQLLKSVSSFSNTFNGFSKRATSTLEAVENLVRAVDTQKVDSIINNSKTISINLAQASSNLDKTISVFQETTRSFQKLGEKALSSVEHFDSLITTIDKNKISSSVDNITVAIANARESSASIKSITEQLSQKQNEMTQTIHNFNEMSQHFNSASVQLESVIEKANKWTNSEEGGSLIEDARQTLKSFKTTSDNLNRQIAPLMNNMNHFSNIGFRDLQTLINDIRRTTNNFNDAITNLDNNPQRLLFGGNTIKEYQIRKRY from the coding sequence ATGGAAACAAATGTTAATTATACCATTGTAGGCATATTCACAGTTTTTATACTAAGCCTGGGGTTTTTCTTTACATACTGGTTCTCCAGTCATGAGGAATCCAAAGGACCAACACACAACCTTATCATTCGTATTCCAGGTTCTACTAATGGCCTATCGGTTGGTTCTCCTGTACGTTTTAACGGTATTACTGTTGGTTCAGTAACCAGCCTTTCTCTTGATCAGGAATCGCCTGCATATTCAATTGCTACAACCCGTATACGCGCCAATGTTCCAATATATCCATCCACAAAAGCAGTTCTTGAAATTCAGGGACTTACAGGAACAGCGTATATAGAACTCTCCGGTGCCAAAAAAGAAAGTAAAACCATTTTTGCCTTAGCCGAAGAGACAAAAAAACCAGCGTCGATTACAGCATATCAATCAAGCGTAACCAACCTTCTGACAACTGCTGATGCAATTCTTGACAAAGCCAATACCTCTGTTTTCGGAATCCAAGAATTTGTAAAAGATGCTCGTCAGCCCTTGACAAAGACTGTTCATAATGTTGAAATTTTTTCAAAAGCCTTGGCAGATAATGCAGACAATATTGACCAGTTATTAAAGAGTGTTTCCAGTTTTTCCAATACTTTTAATGGCTTTTCAAAACGTGCAACCTCAACTTTAGAAGCGGTTGAAAATCTGGTACGTGCTGTTGATACCCAAAAGGTTGATTCTATCATTAATAATAGCAAAACAATCAGCATCAATCTTGCTCAAGCCTCCAGTAATCTAGATAAAACAATAAGCGTATTCCAGGAAACAACACGTTCTTTTCAAAAGCTTGGAGAAAAAGCACTGTCTTCTGTTGAACATTTTGATTCTTTAATAACAACAATAGATAAAAATAAAATCAGTTCTTCTGTTGATAATATAACAGTAGCAATCGCCAATGCACGTGAAAGTTCTGCTTCTATAAAAAGCATAACAGAGCAGCTTTCTCAAAAACAGAACGAAATGACTCAAACAATCCATAATTTCAATGAAATGTCTCAGCATTTTAACAGCGCTTCTGTTCAATTGGAAAGTGTCATTGAAAAAGCCAATAAATGGACAAATTCAGAAGAAGGAGGATCGCTCATTGAAGATGCTCGTCAAACTCTGAAATCATTCAAAACAACATCTGATAATTTGAATAGGCAAATTGCCCCTCTTATGAATAATATGAATCATTTTTCAAATATTGGTTTCAGGGATCTACAAACCCTGATTAACGACATACGCAGGACAACAAATAATTTTAATGATGCAATAACTAACCTTGATAATAATCCTCAAAGATTATTATTCGGAGGTAATACTATAAAAGAATACCAAATTAGAAAAAGATACTAA
- the uvrB gene encoding excinuclease ABC subunit UvrB has translation MNEIRSIAAKHRKNAAFKKRQDTQSKETSVQSLMDPMLRVASGLNPVAGMNTSLEETSRLDLKTEMTATVKALSALIESDNPLLKNGILWVPHRPHRQGQKSEGGIPLRMHTHYKPSGDQPTAIESLVKGIASEKRDQLLLGVTGSGKTFTMAKVIEETQRPAVIMAPNKILAAQLYSEFKNFFPNNAVEYFVSYYDYYQPEAYVPRTDTYIAKESSINEQIDRMRHSATRSLLERDDCIVIASVSCIYGIGSVEAYTAMTLHIKVGDLLEQGQLLSDLVAQQYKRQEMHFSRGSFRVRGDTIEIFPSHLENAAWRISMFGDEIEELMEFDPLTGKKTRDLQSIKIYANSHHITPKPTLHEAMKHIKEELKHRINELEQAGRLLEAQRLEQRISYDLEMLETTGSCQGIENYSRYFTGRHPGEPPPTLFEYIPENALLFVDESHVTIPQINGMYRGDFRRKATLAEYGFRLPSCIDNRPLRFEEWNAMRPTTITVSATPGQWELNQCQHRFIEQVIRPTGLVDPPVEIRPARNQVDDILYETQKTTAKGYRSLLTVLTKRMAEDLTEYLHERNIKVRYMHSEINTLERIEIIRDLRLGTFDVLVGINLLREGLDIPECGLVGILDADKEGFLRSETSLIQTIGRAARNIESHVILYADKVTRSIQRAVNETMRRREKQISYNQQQNIQPESVKAKISDILESLYKNDDPVFGNAKKYEVGFSEETKPVIKDIKNHLKKLRKQMQEASSNLNFEEAARIRDEIKKFKTIE, from the coding sequence ATGAATGAAATTCGTTCTATTGCAGCAAAACACCGCAAAAATGCAGCTTTTAAAAAGCGTCAGGATACTCAATCAAAAGAAACATCCGTACAAAGTCTGATGGATCCAATGCTACGGGTCGCTTCTGGTCTTAATCCTGTAGCAGGAATGAATACTTCTTTGGAAGAAACATCCCGACTTGATCTCAAGACTGAAATGACGGCGACCGTAAAAGCGCTTTCTGCTCTGATCGAGTCAGATAACCCTCTTTTAAAGAATGGCATATTATGGGTTCCCCATCGACCTCATCGTCAAGGACAAAAATCAGAAGGCGGGATTCCACTGCGTATGCATACCCATTACAAACCTTCAGGAGATCAGCCAACAGCCATTGAAAGTCTTGTAAAGGGTATCGCTTCAGAAAAACGGGATCAACTCCTTTTGGGCGTAACGGGTTCAGGAAAAACATTCACGATGGCTAAAGTGATTGAAGAAACACAACGTCCAGCTGTTATTATGGCTCCCAATAAAATTCTAGCTGCCCAGCTTTATTCAGAATTTAAAAACTTTTTTCCGAATAATGCTGTAGAATATTTTGTATCCTACTATGACTATTACCAACCAGAAGCTTATGTTCCTCGTACAGACACTTATATTGCAAAAGAATCCTCCATTAACGAACAGATTGATCGCATGCGACATTCTGCAACACGTTCTCTCCTTGAACGGGATGACTGTATTGTTATTGCTTCCGTTTCCTGCATATACGGCATAGGTTCTGTTGAAGCATATACTGCAATGACCCTGCATATAAAAGTTGGAGATTTACTGGAGCAAGGTCAGCTTCTTTCTGATCTTGTAGCGCAACAATATAAACGTCAGGAGATGCATTTTTCCAGAGGTTCTTTCCGGGTGCGTGGCGATACCATTGAGATATTCCCTTCGCATCTCGAAAATGCTGCATGGAGAATAAGCATGTTTGGCGATGAGATTGAAGAACTGATGGAATTTGATCCACTGACAGGGAAAAAAACAAGAGATCTGCAATCCATTAAAATATATGCCAACTCTCATCATATTACTCCAAAACCCACTCTTCATGAAGCAATGAAACATATTAAAGAAGAGCTCAAACACCGCATCAATGAACTCGAACAGGCAGGACGGCTTCTGGAAGCACAACGTCTTGAACAACGTATCTCCTATGACCTGGAGATGCTGGAAACAACAGGCTCCTGTCAAGGCATTGAAAATTATTCGCGTTATTTTACGGGTCGTCATCCTGGTGAACCTCCACCAACTCTTTTCGAATATATTCCTGAAAATGCATTGTTATTTGTTGATGAAAGTCATGTCACAATCCCGCAAATTAATGGTATGTATCGAGGTGACTTTAGACGTAAAGCAACTTTAGCTGAATATGGCTTCCGTCTCCCTTCCTGTATTGATAACCGTCCCTTACGATTTGAAGAGTGGAATGCAATGCGTCCAACAACTATAACGGTATCAGCCACACCTGGTCAATGGGAATTGAATCAATGTCAGCATCGCTTTATTGAACAAGTTATTCGTCCAACAGGTCTTGTTGACCCTCCAGTGGAAATAAGACCTGCCCGAAATCAGGTCGATGATATTCTTTATGAAACACAGAAAACAACAGCAAAAGGCTATCGCAGTCTTTTGACCGTATTAACCAAACGTATGGCAGAAGATCTTACCGAGTATTTGCATGAACGGAATATCAAGGTACGATATATGCATTCTGAAATTAATACTTTAGAGCGTATTGAGATTATCCGTGATCTTCGTCTTGGTACATTTGATGTACTGGTCGGTATTAATCTTTTACGAGAAGGCCTTGATATCCCTGAATGTGGTCTTGTTGGCATCCTTGATGCAGATAAAGAAGGATTTTTACGTTCAGAAACGTCTTTAATTCAAACAATCGGCCGTGCTGCCCGTAATATCGAGAGTCATGTCATTCTTTATGCCGACAAGGTAACACGATCTATTCAACGTGCCGTCAATGAAACCATGAGACGTCGTGAAAAACAGATATCCTATAATCAACAACAGAATATACAACCAGAGTCAGTAAAAGCAAAAATTTCGGATATACTGGAATCGCTGTACAAAAATGATGATCCGGTTTTTGGTAATGCAAAGAAGTACGAGGTTGGCTTTTCAGAAGAAACGAAACCTGTGATAAAAGATATAAAAAATCATTTAAAAAAATTGAGGAAACAAATGCAAGAAGCATCGAGCAATCTTAATTTTGAAGAAGCGGCCCGAATAAGGGATGAAATCAAAAAATTCAAAACCATTGAATAA